The Quercus lobata isolate SW786 chromosome 4, ValleyOak3.0 Primary Assembly, whole genome shotgun sequence genome segment atttatttatttttttttttttaagtcttttCCAAGTCCCCTTAGAGCCCTTACTAACATTTTTACCTTTGGAAGATTTGCGGGGTTTTTTCGTACAATGCCCTCTGTTGAGTTTGAGACCTGACTTATTTCATCACCCGGGCCTAAAACAAAAGCAGAAGAGGCCAGATTCTCCTCAGTTAGAGGCCCATCCAGAGTTGGCCCATATTGTGGAGTGATTTCAGCCCCATCAAACATGGATTCAAAAGCATTTGAACGTGGAGATAGGGAATCAGAAATCCCCTCCACAGTTGAACATTCTTCGATACTTTCCATTCTAGGGCCTTATCAATATCCCTTACCTGAGCCTCAAAATCTACGGGAacggttgaatttttttgaattgaaggGAACTCCGGATTTTGTAGGACATGCAAATCATATGGTGCACTATTTCCGGAAAACTTGGGATGTTGGTTACTCGTCTGCTTTACCATAGCCACCGTTTTTGGTTACTCATGAAAATTAATGGATGCAATGTAAGTACTAAGTTTGTTGATTGTTTATAATTAGGTTGGATTCAGGTTGATGGTTTGTGGTTATATGTCTGCAGAAGCAtatttttcagtaaaaaatttcTGGATTCTGGTTGTGTATATATTGCTATCTCTCTGTCCGTCCCCATTCTAATATATCAATgtcattttatgtttttttgggtGTGGAATACAGGTATGAACAGTCTGAATTTATAGAGAAGGAATTAGAGCAGATGACAGAACAGATCAAATCAATTATTCAGACCCCAAATGCCAACCAGGTAAATACTTTTGAGTTCAATGTTTTCACTCCttaacaagtatttttttttcagttcaaTGATTGATACCTACCATACCATTTCATTTAGGGAGGAGAACTTGAGGCAGTTGATGGGATGACACCTTTAGATGTAGTTGTCCGGATTTTAAACAATCAACCAAGTTCTTTAATGTGGATTGATGAGAAGGTTAGTATCCTATGTTGTATTAATCTATGGCAATAGCTGCACTTGTTAGTCTTGATTAGTAATTATTATgtgtagaaatgaaaaaaattgcacTTAAAAAAGATTGCTAAAGAGTTGCTTTATCCTTGTTTCCTATTATTGCTGCAAGTGTTTATGGTTTCCATTACCTTGTTCCACGAGCTAGTAATGTTGGAAGATTTGTCTATCGTTTACAAAACCTTGGGCTTTAGCTCAAGTTGTAAGTGGGATGGGGGTTGGTAGGTCTTAAGATCAAATCTTGCTAAGAAACAAGGAGATCAATTGTTGACAAATCTCAATACCTGTTAAGGCTTTCATGCAATGTAGATTagctcttttatatataaaattcagTTATTATTTACATGTactattttggaatttttttgaaaaggttaAGATGTACGTACTAATTTTTTCACATATAACCCCTTCTTCCAAAAAGACCCTGCAAGCTGCaacattgttttttctttgttgtgtaTCTAGCTCATGTTGTAGGAAACATAATATTCCCCAGCGCATTTATGGTAGTACTCATGCAATTCTTTCTGCTAGGACTGACTGTTCTACTTTAAATATTACTTTTCACATGAACATTTTATAAACCCCAGCATAAAGTGATGGGAAAGTAAGAAAAATCAGGAATTGCTGGATACATCCATTTTTCACATGCATTTATAATTATTCTCTATGGAATATATTGCAAGTGCACTGACCATATTCAATGCCTTCAGGCTGAAGAATTTTCTTCACGTATTCAGAAAGTTGCCAGCCAAGGTTCTGCTGCAGGTCACGAACTGATGGATCCAAAGTTCTGGAAATCCTTATATCTGGAattgtaaactaaaaaaaaaaaaaaaaaaaaaaaaatcttttcggAATCAGCTTGTACTGAGTCAAGATTAGTAAATGAATGCAGAGGAAAAGATTTCGTTGCACCAGTGTTTTTTAGGCATTAAATGCATTTGTAATGTCTATTGATGTTTTTCCTTTGTAggaatagatattttctttaataacaTTTTGAGAATCTCTAGCAGTGAAAGATGTGATTATGCTTGCATCCGTCCTTAAGTAGCTGGGTGCCATGGGCTCATTAgggttgtttttttctttaacttacATTATATTAATATGTTAGAAACGCTCAAGCTCAATAGATTTTAGGTCTATTGAgctacacaattggacttgctTTAATGGTTAAATGAGTACATAGAAGGCTCCTAGTTTTCTAAAAGTGAATGAACAGTAGGATAAGAAATGGTTCATAAGCAGGCTTAGAGAATATAAATGTATTTGTGTAAATATTGATAAATCGATTGGAAAACAAGTTTGTGCGCTAAACATCC includes the following:
- the LOC115986616 gene encoding nuclear pore complex protein NUP62-like isoform X3 — its product is MSFYVFLGVEYRYEQSEFIEKELEQMTEQIKSIIQTPNANQGGELEAVDGMTPLDVVVRILNNQPSSLMWIDEKAEEFSSRIQKVASQGSAAGVFQQLSLGREGL
- the LOC115986616 gene encoding nuclear pore complex protein NUP62-like isoform X2 — translated: MDAMYEQSEFIEKELEQMTEQIKSIIQTPNANQGGELEAVDGMTPLDVVVRILNNQPSSLMWIDEKAEEFSSRIQKVASQGSAAGHELMDPKFWKSLYLELCFSTAEFGEGGPMKKI
- the LOC115986616 gene encoding nuclear pore complex protein NUP62-like isoform X1; protein product: MSFYVFLGVEYRYEQSEFIEKELEQMTEQIKSIIQTPNANQGGELEAVDGMTPLDVVVRILNNQPSSLMWIDEKAEEFSSRIQKVASQGSAAGHELMDPKFWKSLYLELCFSTAEFGEGGPMKKI